In a genomic window of Salmo trutta chromosome 32, fSalTru1.1, whole genome shotgun sequence:
- the poldip3 gene encoding polymerase delta-interacting protein 3 isoform X2 — MEDISLDEVIRRRGFNNKETVKMPMFGRGAGGVGRTFDARQKIGMTDVRQRLGGGGGTAFQVKDAREKLGQKDARFRIRGGGGAGGVQDARQMINSRKGGQNTFNVTPQSLQPIPAAQLQTHVQQIQIHTTNDIASANARQFTPNLQGMNIRAGVTPQLGGAPKRMMDARDRLSLKRSIGAPPSQGMAAPMKITKTIQQRPVGMSSGIRMNMPSRGSQSFSGDDDIPSKQMKTTTGNHMMQSRPGTMGCPFSMSTPITKVVKNDAYTAPRPPVPVAPTRPNPSVGASRSSTPALQPISRTLRQAGPTAEPSSQPPPPPQPTFSPLEGTKITVNNLHPRVTEEDIVELFCVCGALKRARLVKVGIAEVVFVRKEDAVSAYRKYNNRCLDGQPMKCNLYIQGNVITSDQPILLRLSDTPGSGRKEGLPLSLSRPGGRPASSQPTPEVDPQTILKALFKSTVQTPSTTESPGSQCTAFRIKI, encoded by the exons ATGGAAGATATTTCTTTGGACGAAGTGATACGTCGACGCGGTTTCAACAACAAAGAAACagttaaaat GCCTATGTTCGGCAGGGGTGCAGGAGGGGTCGGGAGGACCTTTGATGCCCGACAGAAAATTGGGATGACAGATGTCAGACAGAGACTTGGTGGAGGAGGGGGAACCG CTTTTCAAGTGAAGGATGCCAGAGAGAAACTCGGCCAGAAAGATGCCCGCTTTCGAATCCGTGGCGGAGGAGGAGCAGGTGGGGTCCAGGATGCCCGACAGATGATCAACTCACGGAAAGGAGGACAGAATACATTTAATGTTACCCCACAGAGTTTACAGCCGATACCAGCAGCACAGCTACAGACACATGTGCAGCAGATACAGATACACACTACCAACGACATTGCCAGTGCAAATGCCAGGCAGTTTACCCCCAACCTACAAGGAATGAACATTAGAGCTGGGGTTACGCCACAGCTGGGGGGTGCACCTAAGAGGATGATGGATGCTCGTGATAGGCTGAGCCTCAAGAGGAGCATCGGAGCTCCACCAAGCCAAGGAATGGCAGCACCCATGAAGATCACCAAAACCATCCAG CAAAGACCGGTAGGGATGTCAAGTGGGATCCGTATGAACATGCCAAGCAGGGGTTCCCAG TCTTTCTCAGGTGATGATGATATTCCTAGCAAACAGATGAAGACCACTACTGGCAACCATATGATGCAGTCACGG CCTGGCACCATGGGCTGCCCTTTCTCCATGTCAACCCCCATCACTAAAGTAGTCAAAAACGATGCATACACCGCTCCTCGTCCCCCAGTGCCTGTGGCACCCACAAGGCCCAACCCTAGTGTAGGGGCCTCCCGCTCCTCTACTCCCGCCTTACAGCCCATCTCCAGGACCCTCAGGCAGGCAGGGCCCACAGCGGAGCCCAGCTCCCAGCCTCCTCCGCCCCCACAG CCTACCTTCAGTCCTCTGGAGGGGACtaagataacagtgaataatcTGCACCCCCGTGTCACTGAAGAGGACATAGTG GAGCTGTTCTGTGTGTGCGGTGCCTTGAAGCGAGCGAGGCTGGTGAAGGTGGGGATTGCTGAAGTGGTGTTTGTGAGGAAGGAGGACGCTGTGAGCGCCTACAGGAAATACAACAACCGCTGTCTGGATG GCCAGCCCATGAAGTGCAATCTTTACATACAGGGGAATGTCATCACTTCAGACCAGCCCATTCTTTT gAGGCTCAGTGACACACCAGGCAGTGGAAGGAAAGAGGGTCTGCCCCTCTCTTTGTCCCGCCCCGGGGGTCGTCCAGCCTCCTCTCAGCCCACACCTGAGGTGGATCCCCAGACCATCCTCAAGGCCCTGTTCAAATCTACTGTCCAGACTCCCTCTACCACAGAGTCTCCTGGTTCACAGTGCACAGCCTTCCGCATTAAGATATAA
- the poldip3 gene encoding polymerase delta-interacting protein 3 isoform X1 has product MEDISLDEVIRRRGFNNKETVKMPMFGRGAGGVGRTFDARQKIGMTDVRQRLGGGGGTAFQVKDAREKLGQKDARFRIRGGGGAGGVQDARQMINSRKGGQNTFNVTPQSLQPIPAAQLQTHVQQIQIHTTNDIASANARQFTPNLQGMNIRAGVTPQLGGAPKRMMDARDRLSLKRSIGAPPSQGMAAPMKITKTIQQQRPVGMSSGIRMNMPSRGSQSFSGDDDIPSKQMKTTTGNHMMQSRPGTMGCPFSMSTPITKVVKNDAYTAPRPPVPVAPTRPNPSVGASRSSTPALQPISRTLRQAGPTAEPSSQPPPPPQPTFSPLEGTKITVNNLHPRVTEEDIVELFCVCGALKRARLVKVGIAEVVFVRKEDAVSAYRKYNNRCLDGQPMKCNLYIQGNVITSDQPILLRLSDTPGSGRKEGLPLSLSRPGGRPASSQPTPEVDPQTILKALFKSTVQTPSTTESPGSQCTAFRIKI; this is encoded by the exons ATGGAAGATATTTCTTTGGACGAAGTGATACGTCGACGCGGTTTCAACAACAAAGAAACagttaaaat GCCTATGTTCGGCAGGGGTGCAGGAGGGGTCGGGAGGACCTTTGATGCCCGACAGAAAATTGGGATGACAGATGTCAGACAGAGACTTGGTGGAGGAGGGGGAACCG CTTTTCAAGTGAAGGATGCCAGAGAGAAACTCGGCCAGAAAGATGCCCGCTTTCGAATCCGTGGCGGAGGAGGAGCAGGTGGGGTCCAGGATGCCCGACAGATGATCAACTCACGGAAAGGAGGACAGAATACATTTAATGTTACCCCACAGAGTTTACAGCCGATACCAGCAGCACAGCTACAGACACATGTGCAGCAGATACAGATACACACTACCAACGACATTGCCAGTGCAAATGCCAGGCAGTTTACCCCCAACCTACAAGGAATGAACATTAGAGCTGGGGTTACGCCACAGCTGGGGGGTGCACCTAAGAGGATGATGGATGCTCGTGATAGGCTGAGCCTCAAGAGGAGCATCGGAGCTCCACCAAGCCAAGGAATGGCAGCACCCATGAAGATCACCAAAACCATCCAG CAGCAAAGACCGGTAGGGATGTCAAGTGGGATCCGTATGAACATGCCAAGCAGGGGTTCCCAG TCTTTCTCAGGTGATGATGATATTCCTAGCAAACAGATGAAGACCACTACTGGCAACCATATGATGCAGTCACGG CCTGGCACCATGGGCTGCCCTTTCTCCATGTCAACCCCCATCACTAAAGTAGTCAAAAACGATGCATACACCGCTCCTCGTCCCCCAGTGCCTGTGGCACCCACAAGGCCCAACCCTAGTGTAGGGGCCTCCCGCTCCTCTACTCCCGCCTTACAGCCCATCTCCAGGACCCTCAGGCAGGCAGGGCCCACAGCGGAGCCCAGCTCCCAGCCTCCTCCGCCCCCACAG CCTACCTTCAGTCCTCTGGAGGGGACtaagataacagtgaataatcTGCACCCCCGTGTCACTGAAGAGGACATAGTG GAGCTGTTCTGTGTGTGCGGTGCCTTGAAGCGAGCGAGGCTGGTGAAGGTGGGGATTGCTGAAGTGGTGTTTGTGAGGAAGGAGGACGCTGTGAGCGCCTACAGGAAATACAACAACCGCTGTCTGGATG GCCAGCCCATGAAGTGCAATCTTTACATACAGGGGAATGTCATCACTTCAGACCAGCCCATTCTTTT gAGGCTCAGTGACACACCAGGCAGTGGAAGGAAAGAGGGTCTGCCCCTCTCTTTGTCCCGCCCCGGGGGTCGTCCAGCCTCCTCTCAGCCCACACCTGAGGTGGATCCCCAGACCATCCTCAAGGCCCTGTTCAAATCTACTGTCCAGACTCCCTCTACCACAGAGTCTCCTGGTTCACAGTGCACAGCCTTCCGCATTAAGATATAA